From Alcaligenes faecalis, the proteins below share one genomic window:
- the pcaD gene encoding 3-oxoadipate enol-lactonase — MTVSPSALNTERGMFRVSVEGDPLAPALILSNSLGTTQEMWNPQVAGFAQSYRLIRYDTRGHGGSPVTPGPYRFKDLGRDVLAILDALDIERAAFCGLSMGGHTGLWLGVNAPERLNALIVCNSAAKIGTAQAWQERADALRRGGAAQMRTLADSAPSRWFGEAFIQQSPELVKAMQDSLAKLDPLGYAACCDALAESDLRDQISRIAAPTLLVAGEWDPVTTVADAQAMQASIPGSKVAVVPASHLSNLEAPEAFGRAVLNFLAQA; from the coding sequence ATGACGGTCAGCCCCAGCGCCTTGAATACCGAACGGGGCATGTTCCGCGTCAGCGTGGAAGGTGATCCGCTGGCTCCGGCCCTGATTCTGAGCAACTCCCTGGGCACTACACAAGAAATGTGGAACCCGCAGGTGGCAGGTTTCGCCCAGTCCTACCGTCTGATTCGTTATGACACCCGTGGTCATGGCGGCAGCCCGGTCACTCCCGGCCCATACCGTTTCAAGGATTTGGGGCGTGATGTGCTGGCGATTCTGGACGCGCTGGATATCGAACGCGCTGCGTTTTGTGGCCTGTCCATGGGTGGTCACACCGGCTTGTGGCTGGGGGTGAATGCACCGGAGCGTTTGAACGCGCTGATCGTGTGCAATAGCGCGGCCAAGATTGGTACTGCCCAAGCCTGGCAGGAACGGGCCGACGCTTTGCGCCGAGGCGGTGCCGCCCAGATGCGTACTCTGGCGGACTCGGCGCCTTCGCGCTGGTTTGGTGAAGCCTTTATCCAGCAATCGCCCGAATTGGTCAAAGCCATGCAGGATAGCTTGGCCAAGCTGGACCCACTGGGTTACGCCGCCTGCTGCGATGCTTTGGCCGAGTCGGATCTTCGTGATCAGATCAGCCGTATTGCGGCACCGACCCTGCTGGTCGCTGGCGAATGGGACCCGGTTACGACAGTTGCCGATGCCCAGGCCATGCAAGCCAGTATTCCTGGCTCCAAAGTGGCGGTCGTACCGGCTTCGCACCTGTCCAATCTGGAAGCGCCCGAAGCCTTCGGGCGCGCCGTATTGAATTTTTTGGCCCAGGCCTGA